Proteins encoded together in one Candidatus Poribacteria bacterium window:
- the bioB gene encoding biotin synthase BioB: protein METTFYQKLTSLSLSGELLSDTTCEKLLTASETELLPLLDAAYQVRKTYFQNAVQLHILNNAQNGYCPEDCHYCAQASSATTDIEAYPLKPDTEILAEAERAYEDGAYRYCIVMSGRGPSPKRVNHLAKLIRTVKARYPIEVCLSAGLIDVESAGVLKEAGLDRLNHNLNTSEAHYPKICSTHSYQDRMDTLQAAQTVGLACCSGVIVGMGEGTDDLIKVAKELRQLEVASLPVNFFLPISGTQLVETPTLTPDYCLRVLCLYRFLNPKAEIRVAAGREHHFRSMEVMALYPANSMFIEGYLNAEGSTTSRTLEMIRDAGFTVKTNADDLEQPKRRETEKRDVLLKELRVLRPRMESDA from the coding sequence ATGGAAACGACTTTTTATCAAAAATTAACATCCCTTAGTCTGAGCGGCGAATTGCTCTCCGATACGACGTGTGAGAAACTCCTAACCGCATCGGAAACAGAATTACTCCCACTACTCGATGCCGCGTATCAGGTTCGCAAAACCTACTTTCAGAATGCGGTCCAACTGCATATCCTCAACAACGCCCAGAACGGCTACTGCCCAGAGGATTGCCACTATTGCGCCCAAGCGAGTTCCGCAACAACAGATATCGAAGCCTACCCCTTAAAACCGGACACCGAGATTCTCGCAGAAGCCGAACGCGCTTATGAAGACGGGGCGTATCGCTACTGCATTGTCATGAGCGGACGCGGTCCCTCACCCAAACGGGTCAACCACCTTGCGAAACTCATCCGCACTGTCAAAGCGCGCTATCCGATCGAAGTGTGTCTCTCCGCCGGATTGATTGATGTAGAATCTGCTGGTGTCTTGAAAGAAGCCGGATTGGACAGATTGAACCACAATCTGAATACTTCCGAAGCCCATTATCCAAAGATATGTAGCACCCACAGTTATCAAGACAGAATGGATACATTGCAAGCCGCACAGACGGTCGGACTCGCCTGCTGTTCAGGTGTGATCGTTGGGATGGGTGAAGGGACGGATGACCTAATTAAGGTCGCGAAAGAACTCAGGCAACTTGAGGTAGCATCACTCCCAGTAAACTTTTTCTTACCAATCTCTGGCACGCAGTTGGTGGAAACGCCAACACTAACGCCTGATTATTGTCTCCGCGTGTTATGTCTCTACCGATTCCTGAATCCGAAGGCGGAGATACGAGTCGCCGCCGGCAGGGAACACCATTTCCGGAGCATGGAAGTGATGGCACTCTATCCAGCAAATTCGATGTTTATAGAGGGCTACCTGAACGCAGAAGGCTCGACGACATCGCGCACACTGGAGATGATCCGGGATGCCGGATTTACGGTGAAAACAAACGCTGATGATCTGGAACAACCCAAGCGGAGAGAAACAGAAAAAAGAGATGTCCTTCTCAAGGAGTTGAGAGTCCTCCGCCCGCGCATGGAATCCGATGCTTAA